The genomic region GAGTCCCACTCTGAGGCCGGCCCGAACTCGTCGTGGAGGGCATGGAGAATCTCGTCATATGCCTTGACGATTGGGATGTTTGGCCGCACAAGTTGCACGTCGTGCAATGCGGCGCATCCGGTATCGGAACAATGCCACAGCGGCAATTGAAGGGTGGGAGGGATCCACCGTGATTCCGCGGATTCAAGTATACCCAGTGGACCAGAAATGTAAGGGCCGAGCTGAAAGACACCTTGGGGTGTGCCCTCCAAGAGGCCCTGAACCTCCGGGGGCATGAGATGATCTGTCCGGTTGGACTGATTCAGATCGTTGAAACGGTCGTAGAGCAGGCGCCCCAAGCGGTGCGGCAGACGAACCCGCCCGCCTAGCAACTCTTGCTTAAGAAGGGCGAGGACGCCCTCGACAGCGGACACCTGCCAGTCGAATACGAGTTCGTGGTAAGCAAACACACAGAATAGCGAGAGAAGAAAGTCCGCCTCTGGTGTAGCATCGCGCACCCTCTGGACTCTAGAAGTCAGTATTTCCCCGTATTCTGTTGGCACGAGCAGCTGGGTCCAACTCCCATCGGCCACATAGCCTTCTGGGTAGACCACGTTGTTCCAAAACTGGCTGAGCCAATAAAGTCGTTCAAGTCTCTTGAGATCAGGACGCGTCTTAAGAGACTCGTCTACTTCGCGCGAAGATTTCCACATTGCCCAATCCCCTTTGCGGCAGTCTTTTGCGTCGCTTCGAACACGGCTAGCTAATCACAAACAAGCAGACCTATCTAATGCCTTAGGTGCCGGCAGGGATGCACTCTATTTTCTTGGCCTGGGGTCGGGTTTCTGAGTGCAACCGCTTGACGGCTGTCACGAGCTGGTCGGCCCGGCTACGGACGCCAGCCGATCCACGGTTCACGATATGGGTGCAGATCGTGGTGGCAGCCTCCTTTAGAGCCTAGGTGGCCGCGAGGATCTCCACACAGTGATCCGGCAAGAGCGCCTTAAAGCGGCGGGCATCCTCCGCGCTCCCCACGATCGCCCCGTAGTGCATGGGGATGGCGACCTTGGGCTTGAGAACCCGGCAGGCCTCTGCCGCCTCCTCCGCCGTCATGACGTAGGTCCCGCTGACCGGCAGGAGCGCCACGTCCACCCCGTGCAGGCCCCGGATCTCGTCCGTCAGGTCGGTGTCCCCTGCGTGGAAGACCGTCACCCCGTCCAGGGTGATGACGAGGCCCACGCCCCCCGCGTCCTTCGGATGGAAGGGGACCCCCGGCGCCCGAAACTTCGTGAGGTTGTATGCCGGGATCGCACGGACCGTGAGCCCCTCAAGGCTGAGGCTCTCCCCGGGCGCGAGGACGCGGGTCTGCTTCGCCGGGACCTGCCCCTTCACCTTCTCGTGGGCGCCCCGGCTCGCGAGGAGCACCGTGCGATCCGGTGCTACCACCCGCAGGAGATCCTCCGGGCTGCAATGGTCGTGGTGGTCATGGGTGACGAAGCAGTAGTCCCCGGCGGGCCACTGCTTCTTCGGGTCGAGGCGGTAGGGGTCAATGTAGACCGTCCGGGTCCCGGCCAGGCGGAACCCGTCGTGCCCCGTCCACTCGATCAGGATTCCCCCGTACTCCATCCCCCGTCCCCCCCTACCGGCCCGGCCGCAGGAGGCGGACCAGTTCCCGGACCCGCGGAAGACGCTCGAGCCGCCAGACGGCCTCCGCCGCCGTCCGGGCCTTCGCCTTCGGCAGACAGAGGGCCGCGCACTCGCTGAACTTCGCTTCGATCTCCTCCCGGGACATGGGTCGGGCCGGGTGGCCCCGGAACACGTCGGCCGTCCCCCGGATCACCCGCCCGTTCCGCAGGCGGATCTCGAGCGAGGTCCGCATCCGGTCGTAGCCGAGCCGCTCGATCTCAGGGTCGAGCACGTGCTCGATCCGCTTCATGAGGGCCACGGTCCGATGGTCCCGAACCCACCGGTCCTTGAACTGGGCGATCCCGGCCTTCCCGGTGAGGAGGCCGATCGCCATGCAGAAGGGGAGGCTGAACTTCCCCTCGAGGGCGGTGGTGGGCGCGCTGTAGATCAGGGCGTTGAGGACGTGGGAGTTGGTCCCGACCCGCATCCCCTCCACATCGTCAGCCGCGAAGCGGTGCTCCCGCATGAGGTCGAAGAGCAGGTCCTGGGCCGGGTGGGACAGCGACCCGGAGGGGTAGGGCTTGATGGAGATCCCCGGCTCCTCGAAGAAGAAGGGCTTCCCGAGCTTGCCGCGGATCTTGTCCGGGTCGAAGCCCCCGGCTGCGGCGCTGTAGAACCCGCGCTTGGCCTCGAGGATGTTCTTCGCCGCGGTGAAGCCGCGCCGCGCGAGCCGGGCCGCCACCACCCCGTTCTCCGCGGCCCGGCCCACGTGGTAGGGCTTGGTCATCGTCCCGAAGGACTCGCGCAGCCCGGCCGCCATGCTCCCGGCTATCCCGAGCGCGCGGAGGACCGCGTCCTCGTTCAGGCGGAGGAGCTTGGCCGCCGCGGCCGCCGCGCCGAGGGTCCCGATCGTCCCGGAGGAGTGGAACCCGGCCTGGTAGTGGCGGGGGTTCACCGCATCGGCGATCCGGCACATCACCTCCACCCCCACCATGTAGGCCAGGAGGAGGTCCCGCCCCGAGGCGTTCCCTGCCTCGGCCAGCGGCAGCACAGCCGACAGGGCCGGCACGGTGGGGTGGGTCAGGAGGCCGTAGACG from Candidatus Methylomirabilis sp. harbors:
- a CDS encoding MBL fold metallo-hydrolase encodes the protein MEYGGILIEWTGHDGFRLAGTRTVYIDPYRLDPKKQWPAGDYCFVTHDHHDHCSPEDLLRVVAPDRTVLLASRGAHEKVKGQVPAKQTRVLAPGESLSLEGLTVRAIPAYNLTKFRAPGVPFHPKDAGGVGLVITLDGVTVFHAGDTDLTDEIRGLHGVDVALLPVSGTYVMTAEEAAEACRVLKPKVAIPMHYGAIVGSAEDARRFKALLPDHCVEILAAT
- a CDS encoding MmgE/PrpD family protein, coding for MSVTREIADFILRLRMSDIPERTRELAKGFLLDGLGVTLAGSTEKGSRIIQAHLREAGGKPEASVLGTPLRLPAHMAALANGAGGHAMDYDDTQLATSKESVYGLLTHPTVPALSAVLPLAEAGNASGRDLLLAYMVGVEVMCRIADAVNPRHYQAGFHSSGTIGTLGAAAAAAKLLRLNEDAVLRALGIAGSMAAGLRESFGTMTKPYHVGRAAENGVVAARLARRGFTAAKNILEAKRGFYSAAAGGFDPDKIRGKLGKPFFFEEPGISIKPYPSGSLSHPAQDLLFDLMREHRFAADDVEGMRVGTNSHVLNALIYSAPTTALEGKFSLPFCMAIGLLTGKAGIAQFKDRWVRDHRTVALMKRIEHVLDPEIERLGYDRMRTSLEIRLRNGRVIRGTADVFRGHPARPMSREEIEAKFSECAALCLPKAKARTAAEAVWRLERLPRVRELVRLLRPGR